In Halobacteriovorax sp. HLS, the genomic stretch GGGAACCAGGGAATGAAAGACCTTCTCGGTGGTAAAGGTGCTAACCTTGCTGAGATGTCTTCGCTTGGTCTAAGTGTTCCTCCTGGATTTACTGTTACGACTCAAGCGTGTCTTGATTTTGTATCCAATGCTAATTCACTTAATGATGAAATAAAGAAGCAAGTTCTAGATGCATTATCACTAGTTGAAAAGGAAAGTGGTAAAAAGTTTGGAGATAGTAATAACCCTCTGCTCTTTTCGGTTCGATCTGGCGCAAGAGTTTCGATGCCAGGAATGATGGACACGGTTTTAAATCTTGGATTAAATGATGAGTCTGTCTTGGGCCTTGGTAAGCTCACTGGAAATCCTCGCTTTGCTTGGGACTCCTATAGAAGATTTATCCAAATGTATGCAAATGTTGTAATGGGCTTTAATGTGGCCTTATTGGAGTCAACTCTAGAAGATCTAAAAGAAGCGAGAGAGGTTGAAGAGGACACTCAGTTAACGGCTCAAGATTTACAGGATCTCGTATCTGTTTATAAAACGATTATCTTAGAAGAGACAGGGATTGGTTTTCCTACAGACCCTATGGATCAATTATGGAGAGCTATTGCTGCTGTTTTTAGTTCTTGGAATAATCCTCGTGCAATTAAGTATAGAGAAATTAATGAAATCTCTCACGAATGGGGAACTGCCGTAAATGTTCAGTCTATGGTTTTTGGAAATATGGGAGAGGACTGTGCTACGGGAGTTTGCTTTACTAGAGATCCAAGTACAGGTGAGAAGAAATTCTTTGGTGAGTTTTTAATAAATGCTCAAGGTGAAGATGTTGTTGCAGGGATTAGAACTCCACAGCCCATAAATGATTTATCTAAGAATGAATCTAATAAAACTCTTACAACTCTTGAGCAGGCAATGCCGAAAGTTTTTGGCGAGTTAGTTGAAGTCTACACTAGGCTTGAAGAGCATTATAAAGATATGCAAGATATAGAGTTTACAATTGAAAAAGATAAACTATTTATTCTTCAGACTAGAAACGGAAAAAGAACGGCCGCTGCAGGTATAAAAATTGCGGTTGACCTTGTGGAAGAAGGTATTCTTACTAAGAAAGAAGCTCTACTTAAAATGAATCCAGAAGATCTTAATCAATTATTACATCCTAGACTCGATCCTTGTGTAGCTAAAAATATAATCGCGACAGGTTTACCCGCTTCTCCAGGAGCAGGTAGCGGTCAAATTGCTTTTTCTTCGGAAAAAGCACATACCATGAACGAAAATGGTGAAAAAGTTTTACTAGTAAGACAAGAGACAAGCCCAGAAGATATCGCTGGAATGGTTGCTTCGCAAGGAATCCTAACCGCTAGAGGAGGAATGACTTCTCACGCTGCTGTTGTTGCTAGGGGGATGGGAAAACCGTGTGTTGCTGGATGTTCTCAGCTGGCCATTAGCTATGCTAATTCGACTTTAACAGTCAATGGTAAGGTTTATAGAGAAGGGGACTGGATAACTATAGATGGCGCTACCGGTGAAGTGATTGAAGGAAAAGTTCCTACTATTTCAGCAACAATTTCTGAAGACTTTTCAACATTTATGAAATGGGCGGATGAAGTTAGAAAGTTAGATATTAGAACCAATGCAGATAATCCTCAAGACAGTAAAACTGCAATTTCTTTTGGAGCACAAGGGATTGGCCTATGTAGAACAGAGCATATGTTCTTTGAACCTGAAAGAATTCTGGCCGTTAGAGAAATGATTTACGCTGATAATGTAGCAAGTAGAAAGAAGGCCTTAGATAAACTTCTCCCATTTCAAAGAGAAGATTTTATCGGCATCTTTAATGAGATGAATGGTCTTCCTGTTAATATTCGTCTACTTGATCCTCCTCTTCATGAGTTCTTACCACATACTGCACAAGACAAGCTTCAGTTGGCAGATTACTTAGGAATTGATGTAGATCTAGTTGAGGATAGATGTGAGAAGTTACATGAGTTTAACCCAATGCTAGGGCACAGAGGGTGTCGTCTAGGAGTTACTTTTCCTGAAATTTATAGAATGCAAACGAGAGCAATTATAGAAGCTGCTCTAGAATGCTCTAAAAATGGAATTAAAGTTCTTCCAGAAATAATGATTCCTTTAATTTCCTTATCTGGAGAGCTGGTAATTTTAAAAGATGAATGTTTAGATGAAATCAAAAAGGTATTTGAAGAAAAGCAAAGCGAAATTAAGTATAAGTTAGGAACAATGATTGAATTGCCTCGTGCTGCAATAACCGCTGGAGAAATAGCTCCTCACGCTGATTTCTTTTCATTCGGTACAAATGATCTAACACAGACAACCTATGGTCTCTCTAGAGATGATGCTGGTAAGTTCTTACCTGAATATGTTGGAAAAGGACTAATGCCTCTTGATCCATTTGTTTCAATTGATAGAGACGGAGTTGGTTTTCTTGTAAAGCACGCCTGCATAGAAGGTAAAAAGACCAATCCTAATATTCATCTAGGAATCTGTGGTGAACATGGTGGAGAGCCTCGCTCGATTCAGTTTTGTCACGATATCGGACTTGATTATGTAAGCTGCTCTCCTTTTAGAGTACCGATCGCAAGATTGGCAGCGGCCCAGGCGGCATTAAAGTAATGAAAGTAATTGAACAAGTTATAGAGAAGTTAATGAAGCAGCAGCATTTTGATAATATTGCTGTTGGAGTTATTGACTTTAAAAAGAAAAAAATTGAAACAATAGAGTGGCATGAAAATTACTTCGTTAACTCTCGTTACGAAAGATTCTATTATGACTTGGCCTCTTTGACTAAACCGCTAACTTTAGCCGCTACATATTTACTAGATCCCTCAAAGTTTACAGATGAAATGAAGCTGCTTTTAAACCATAGGGCCGGATTAACTTCTGGAGGAAGAATTTCATCGAGAGATTGGAGAAGTTATATAAATAGCTTTAAGATCGTTGAATCTCCAACACTTTACTCTGACTACTCGGCCTTAAGGGCAATGCTCGAGATTGAAAAAGTTTATAAAAGAGATCTCTATTCTATCTCTTCATTCTATTGGGATAGTGAGCTTTTACATTGGACTGACTTGAAAGATACAGACTTATGCTCTAGTACAGGAATGAGAAGAAAGAAAGTTATTAACGGTGCTGTCCACGATGACAATGCTTACTACTTAGGTGAGAAGGTTTCTCATGCGGGTCTATTCTCTACTATTGATGGTATTTGCCAGAGCTTAATTAAGCTCAATGATAAAACTTCCATGTTAGAAGTTATGGATCAGGCACTTGAGGAAAAATCTGACCGATTTGTAAATGGTTGGGATACTGTGACAGATCTAGAAAACTCTCTCGCAGGAAGTGGCTGTTCTTCAAAAACATTTGGACATTTGGGATTCACAGGAACTTCAATTTGGATTGATTGTGAAAAACAAAGAGGTGCTGTTATTTTATCTAATGCGACGAAAAGCTACTGGTATGACAGAAAAGGCCTTACCATGCTTCGCAAAGAAATTGGTCAAGCTATCTGGAGTATGTAAAAACGGATAGTTGGCTATGTTTTGAATTAGTCTTGAATATTAAAGAATATTAGTTAGTTATCCGAAAAGTCTTCTGAAATGGAGGATTTCTCATGTATAAAAAGCTAACCTTATCTCTTGCAATGACGATTGCTGGAGCAGGCTGTTCTCATCAAAGCACTTTCTATTCTGTAAAAAAGAAAGAACTAAATTATATTAGTCGCTACCCAGCAGCTTCTAGTGAATCATGTAAGAATGTTGTTGAATCTTTTTTTAAAACATCTTTTAAAACTAAGAGAACACTTTTAACTGAAGCCACAAATAATATAGAAGAGACCGAAAGAATAGGTGTTCTAAATGCGATCGAAAGTATTCACTTTGTAGATTATAATTACACTGTTAAAGAAATTAACGAAGTTTATCAAGGTCATAAGAAGCTTTCTAATGTGGAATACCCATATGCCTTTAATAAGGGAAGAAGAAGCGCTCGAGAGGCCATGGGAAGAGTTGGAAATTTCTTTAGAGGCCGCAGAGCAGAAGCTGTAGCACCTCAATGGGATGAAGCTGCTTTTGAAAATTACTTAGAAGCCAGAAAGTTCTTAATTACAAATAATCCTGAATATAATTTAGAAAGCTTTAAAGAAGTTCATCGAATTATGATGAAAGATGGCATTGAAGAGATTACAGAAGCTCAGCTTGGAAAAATGAGAGTTGTACCACTTATAGGAAATGAAAAATCTAGAGGCGTCACTAAAGATGCACTGGAGAATATAAAGAATAATGTATATCTAGATTTTAATATTACTTCTGGTGTCACTACTGATGGAGTAGCAAGGTATAAAGGGGAGATTGTTTATCCTACTCCTGGAAATATCAAAGATGAAGCTCTAGAGAGAATTGAAGAGACACATCCTGAAGTTTTTGAATTAGTAAAAGCATTTAAGGCCGGAGATCGAAACTTTAGTGAGAGTGATCTGATGCCAAGATTGATTGAGGCCTTAACTGAAGAAAGGTTCTCTTGGTTTGAATCGTCTAGAAGAGCATTAGGAAACTTAAGTAGTGAAGAGAAAATTAATGACTATATAGATCTTGTTGTTGATTTTCAAAGACAAATGGTTTCAATCCACCCATTTAGAAATGGAAATGGAAGAACAACTAGAGAATTCATTTTAAATTATGCTTTAATCAAAGAAGGACTACCTCCATCGAGAATTGCTGACCCTAATATGGATTTATACTCGCCAATTGAAGTTTGGACAGAACAAGTCGTTAAGGGGATGGAGTCAACTAATAGCTTATATGAAGATATCACTGCCCGTTTGGAGCTTAATCTTCCAATAGAGAACTCACCTGAGCTTTTTTCACCATATATACCAAGAGCTTCTAGTATTGATCACAAGAAGTATAGCTCTTCAAAGGTTGGAGAGAATGCGAGAGTTGCTGATGTTAATCCTAGACAGTATATGGAGTTTGTCTCATATATGCTTGAAGAAGATCCATTGTTAATGGATGAAATAGTTAAGAATCCGCACAATACTTTACTAGGAATTAATAAGAAATATGAAGACTTTTTTAAAACTGTAAAAGTCGATTTTACTCACAAGAAAGAAGGTCTTCAAGAAGTTAATTTATCATTCGTAGATAGAGATTTTAAGGCAACTTTTGGACAAGGTGCCTACCTCAATAAAGCAGATTGGGACTCTAAGATGAATCTATGGTACCAGGACTCTGTCGTATGGAGGGGATTGGCCTATCGTAGAGAAGTTGAAGAGTCAGAAGTTATAAATATCTTCACGAAGATTCACTCTCAAATGACTTCCAATAATGTAGCTAAGCAATTGCGTGGAAATATGTCTCAAGAAGATATGAAAAAAGTAGTAGAGAAAGATTTTGATCGCTATAACGATGATCTCTTTGGTGGAGGTCTTGTTCAAATGGCTAAAGATCACTCTGAAACTGGGCCTCAATACGGCACTAGCTATGGATATTCCACTTCAAAAGATAGAAAGGTTGGAAAGGCCTTTGCTATGGGTGCAATGCAATTTTCGATTACAGATGATGCTGGAAAGCAAGTTCAAGTGACCTACGGTATGCAAAATGATGCAGATGTAATAGAGAAGTTAAAAGATCAACTAAAAGGAAGAGTATTGATTGGTGTTCAAAGGGCGAATAAAGATGTTGATCTTGGTAGGCTTAAGCAAGTAAGGTCTGATTTTTCTTATAAGTATGGAAGACAGCAAGAAGTCATGGGAATTGGCGCTGCCGATCCTGATTCTGTAATGGTTGTTCAGATCCTAAAAGAAGATGGAGACATTGCTATGTCTTATTTTAGAAATCCAAATAAACCAAATGAATTATGGTTAGTTCGTGACCCTAAAATATCCGACATTTCAGAAGTATCTGAAGATATGGTCGAGAGAAAGATCACCTTAAGATAGAGATTTATAATATTATTTTTCTTGTGTATAATAAAAGCGACTTACAATATTGTAAGTCGCTTTTTTTTATGGAAGAAAAATGAATCTAATAAATCGAATTACTGGCAGTGAGCTAAAAGTAAATAAAAATAAAATCAAAAAGATTTTTCTATATAGAATTTGCGGAACAGGAATGGGGGCAAGTGCATGCCTTTTAAGAGAGAAAGGTTATGAAGTAGAAGGTGGCGATACTACATTCTATCCTCCTATGAGTAATTACCTCGAATCTACTGGCATTCCTTTGCATGATCTAAATGATTTCGACATGGACTATCTTAGGCAGTTTGATCTGATTGTTGTAGGAAACGTAGTTCCAAGAGAAAGTGACGAAGCAAAACATATTGAAGAGCTCGGAGTTGCATTTACAAGCTTCCCAGCAGCACTTGGAGCTCTTGTCCTTGATGATGTAAATGTTGTTGGTGTAGCAGGAACTCATGGAAAAACAACAACAACATATTTGATGACTCAAGTATTCGAGAAGCTAGGTTTTAATCCAGGTTATTTTATTGGAGGAGTACTTGAAGGACGTAACTCTTCGAGCTTGGGTGATGGGAAATATTTCTTCATTGAGTCTGATGAATATGACAGTGCTTATTTTGAAAAAATATCTAAGTTTAGATTGTATTCTTTAAACCATATGATTCTAACTTCTTTAGAGTTTGACCATGCAGACATTTTTAATGATATAGAAGATATAAAGAATGAATTT encodes the following:
- a CDS encoding Fic family protein, which encodes MYKKLTLSLAMTIAGAGCSHQSTFYSVKKKELNYISRYPAASSESCKNVVESFFKTSFKTKRTLLTEATNNIEETERIGVLNAIESIHFVDYNYTVKEINEVYQGHKKLSNVEYPYAFNKGRRSAREAMGRVGNFFRGRRAEAVAPQWDEAAFENYLEARKFLITNNPEYNLESFKEVHRIMMKDGIEEITEAQLGKMRVVPLIGNEKSRGVTKDALENIKNNVYLDFNITSGVTTDGVARYKGEIVYPTPGNIKDEALERIEETHPEVFELVKAFKAGDRNFSESDLMPRLIEALTEERFSWFESSRRALGNLSSEEKINDYIDLVVDFQRQMVSIHPFRNGNGRTTREFILNYALIKEGLPPSRIADPNMDLYSPIEVWTEQVVKGMESTNSLYEDITARLELNLPIENSPELFSPYIPRASSIDHKKYSSSKVGENARVADVNPRQYMEFVSYMLEEDPLLMDEIVKNPHNTLLGINKKYEDFFKTVKVDFTHKKEGLQEVNLSFVDRDFKATFGQGAYLNKADWDSKMNLWYQDSVVWRGLAYRREVEESEVINIFTKIHSQMTSNNVAKQLRGNMSQEDMKKVVEKDFDRYNDDLFGGGLVQMAKDHSETGPQYGTSYGYSTSKDRKVGKAFAMGAMQFSITDDAGKQVQVTYGMQNDADVIEKLKDQLKGRVLIGVQRANKDVDLGRLKQVRSDFSYKYGRQQEVMGIGAADPDSVMVVQILKEDGDIAMSYFRNPNKPNELWLVRDPKISDISEVSEDMVERKITLR
- the ppdK gene encoding pyruvate, phosphate dikinase, translated to MANVKKWVYSFNSNKTEGNQGMKDLLGGKGANLAEMSSLGLSVPPGFTVTTQACLDFVSNANSLNDEIKKQVLDALSLVEKESGKKFGDSNNPLLFSVRSGARVSMPGMMDTVLNLGLNDESVLGLGKLTGNPRFAWDSYRRFIQMYANVVMGFNVALLESTLEDLKEAREVEEDTQLTAQDLQDLVSVYKTIILEETGIGFPTDPMDQLWRAIAAVFSSWNNPRAIKYREINEISHEWGTAVNVQSMVFGNMGEDCATGVCFTRDPSTGEKKFFGEFLINAQGEDVVAGIRTPQPINDLSKNESNKTLTTLEQAMPKVFGELVEVYTRLEEHYKDMQDIEFTIEKDKLFILQTRNGKRTAAAGIKIAVDLVEEGILTKKEALLKMNPEDLNQLLHPRLDPCVAKNIIATGLPASPGAGSGQIAFSSEKAHTMNENGEKVLLVRQETSPEDIAGMVASQGILTARGGMTSHAAVVARGMGKPCVAGCSQLAISYANSTLTVNGKVYREGDWITIDGATGEVIEGKVPTISATISEDFSTFMKWADEVRKLDIRTNADNPQDSKTAISFGAQGIGLCRTEHMFFEPERILAVREMIYADNVASRKKALDKLLPFQREDFIGIFNEMNGLPVNIRLLDPPLHEFLPHTAQDKLQLADYLGIDVDLVEDRCEKLHEFNPMLGHRGCRLGVTFPEIYRMQTRAIIEAALECSKNGIKVLPEIMIPLISLSGELVILKDECLDEIKKVFEEKQSEIKYKLGTMIELPRAAITAGEIAPHADFFSFGTNDLTQTTYGLSRDDAGKFLPEYVGKGLMPLDPFVSIDRDGVGFLVKHACIEGKKTNPNIHLGICGEHGGEPRSIQFCHDIGLDYVSCSPFRVPIARLAAAQAALK
- a CDS encoding serine hydrolase domain-containing protein; amino-acid sequence: MKVIEQVIEKLMKQQHFDNIAVGVIDFKKKKIETIEWHENYFVNSRYERFYYDLASLTKPLTLAATYLLDPSKFTDEMKLLLNHRAGLTSGGRISSRDWRSYINSFKIVESPTLYSDYSALRAMLEIEKVYKRDLYSISSFYWDSELLHWTDLKDTDLCSSTGMRRKKVINGAVHDDNAYYLGEKVSHAGLFSTIDGICQSLIKLNDKTSMLEVMDQALEEKSDRFVNGWDTVTDLENSLAGSGCSSKTFGHLGFTGTSIWIDCEKQRGAVILSNATKSYWYDRKGLTMLRKEIGQAIWSM